The genomic stretch CTATATCCATGACGACAAGATCTCCTTCACCGTTTTTGGTAAGAAAAACAGGTTCTCCGGTAGACTTGCACAAAGCCGCAATTTCATTGTAGTTTTGCCTGATGCTTGCGGACGGTTTAATCTGCATGATATCAGCTCCTTGTAGCAACATTCTAACCATATTATACTCCTTTCATGCTATGATATCAATCAATTCTCTTAATTATAACAGTTCGCGTTCTTGTTGCTGCCGTATTCTTAATACAATTCTCAGATAGTCGTTATAATCCTTTCCGCGTTCGGGTGGCTCATCGGACACGGCGTAGGCGGACGGGAGGATGGTCTTGATAGTCTTTGCCGCCAGCCGTCCGGCCGTGTCGTTGTCCAGATGTAAAGCGATTTCCTTAATTTGCGGGAAGTCTTTTAAGTATTGCATGAGTGCGGCGGGTGGAGTACTTTCCTCAATAATCTTTTTCGGCATATAAATGCCCGCAAGGGACAGGCAGTTTTCCTGCCGCCAGTCCCTGCCGGAAAGCAATTCCAAAGTGCCGTATGACAATAAATCAATGGCGCTTTCAAACAGGTGCAGTTTGCTGCATTCGTTCCTGGCCGGAATAGAGAAGGAGAAGTGCTTATCGCTTCCGTTTACTTCCCCCATAAACCGTTTGCCAAACGTTCCACGGAGAGTAGCATATTTGGGAACGCCATGCCGGTCAAAGCCGATAAAGACGGCGTTATGATAATCGCGGCTTTCATACAGCCGTTTGGTCCGGATGCAGTAGTCTATAATCTCCCGGTGAATGCCGCGCCCTATGAGGTAGGCAATCACGCGGTCGTTGTTTTCGTTTTTTTCCGGCAATAGCAGTTTTTTTGGCTCGGAGGGTTCCT from Bacillota bacterium encodes the following:
- a CDS encoding toprim domain-containing protein codes for the protein MPYVTLEQIESAKQMDLLTYLQYYEPQELVRFSGNVYTTRTHDSLKISNGKWCWWSRNIGGHSALDYLIKVRGMTLPEAVLQINGQAAVMPPVSPKAQEPSEPKKLLLPEKNENNDRVIAYLIGRGIHREIIDYCIRTKRLYESRDYHNAVFIGFDRHGVPKYATLRGTFGKRFMGEVNGSDKHFSFSIPARNECSKLHLFESAIDLLSYGTLELLSGRDWRQENCLSLAGIYMPKKIIEESTPPAALMQYLKDFPQIKEIALHLDNDTAGRLAAKTIKTILPSAYAVSDEPPERGKDYNDYLRIVLRIRQQQERELL